Part of the Vigna unguiculata cultivar IT97K-499-35 chromosome 3, ASM411807v1, whole genome shotgun sequence genome, aaaaaaattgcaagaaaagattttttctgtcattttttctaagaattttaattgacagataATTCTTTCTTGCGTAatcattttctacaaaattaaaaaaattgcaaatttaaCCTTCAAACAACTAAATTACTTAATTGGTTAGCTACTTAGAATGCTAACAAAGGTTTGAAAAAACTATGAGAATGCTAACTCGTGACTAGTGTCTTTAGAGcactagttaaaaaataattaaaatgtgcATTGATTTCAccatttttatgtatttaaatcaaaataatataaatgtatttaacAGATTTTATAAAGACAACACTAtcctttgaaatttttaagCAATAACTGATACAAATTAAGCACTTTGAAATTTCTAAGGTCTCTATTAAAAGTTtaggtaattattttttttatattgctagtttatgtatttataattaataaattcaaatattaaaatattatatgtttgTTGGGATTTGGTTAAGATAATAGGAACATTGCAAAAAAGTTATCGAGAAGGTAGATAAAGGAAATTAAATGaagtatcaaatttaaattgatattttaattattaattttttttgtaaactttttagatgtttaacacaattttttgttggtttttctattaatttagattttttatgtttatttataattttatttttagtaatattaaaatacaattattttattatttaattattttctaactttaTTATTGaggattaaataaaatattaaatatagttgTAACACTTATGatcatttttgtcttttaaataaaataaaattactttaatgaTTATGATgtcagattttatttaatatcacactTAATTATGAACTTTTATAAGATTCAatgcatattaattattcttaaccaGTGTCTTCAAGACACTAGTTAGTAAAACccataaaactaaaacaaaagtTAGACGTGTAGGATAAGTGGCATCACTACATGTATCATACTCTATTGAAATCATTAATGACATCATAAAAGAGTTTTCCTTTTGTAATTACTACACATGTCAAACTTTATTGAGATAATTGACGTTTAAAATTCTCTTTATTTatagtgtatttatttatttagatgctactaatatttaaaaataaaagtattcatGTATTCATGTTTTTAGATATGACGGAGTACTTTATGTTATATATAGTTTACAATTTATAACCATATACAATTTCAGTTAATAATCAGTGTCTTTAGGGTACTAGTTAGTAAAATTCATACAACTATAACAAAAGTTAGACGTGTAGGATAAGTGTCATTACTACATGTGTCATACTTTATTGAAATCATTAATGACATTATAAAAGagtttttctttaattactACACATGTAGAACTTAATCGAGATAATTGACATTTAAAATTCTCTTTATTTatagtgtatttatttatttagatgctactaatatttaaatttaagagtATTAATGTATTCATATTTTTCGATATGATGGAGTACTTTATGTTATATATAGtttacaatttataataatatacaatttcagcaaataaattgtttttatttaattttaataatatttttaagtcacaatataaaattaataatacagatacaaatgtaaaaaagaaatcgatttaaaaaaactaattagagaaaaagaaaaagaaaactactaaatAATCGGAAGAAACTccatacatattaaaaataacagtAGTCTACCATCTGCGCATAATTAAGCTGTAAGTATTCAAAGTTTCTGATTCtatataattacattttttattataatataaatttaatacaaatgaataaaatcacgtaaataataaaattatatatatatatatatatatatatatatatatatatatatatatatatatatatatatatatatatatatatatatatatatatatatatatatatatatatatatatatatatatatatatatataacaatgtGATAACAAATGTGGAGAGAATACGTGTTTGAGTAATTAGGATTTAAGCAAACacctttaattttaattttaaattttctatttgtttcagaaaatataaaaaacgcTAATGTACATTAAATAACACAAAcgccatttaattaaatattcagTTTCTATTctaatatgatataaaaaatataagaacataCTCAATTACTTTGTTATAAAtgaacaaatttttatttaacaacaaatattaattgaCCTTTTATTCTAAAATGGCGATGCCAATTCTAACTATTCTTTTATCCTGCTATCATTTATGTGTCGTAAAAGCTTGTGTTTCCATTTATTTCCTCAAGGTTTTACACACTTAATTTTAAACTACGGattaatatacaatttaattgttcatttttttttaattatcaactTTGTTTTACTTATTGAAGTGAATTCATCTCAGCTGTTGagtattgttattttattcgCTTTGTTTGAAGCGTGTAATAGGttctttagttttttattcCTAACATTTATTAGTTTACACTTCTAgaaaatttcattataattatatatcatttatttgttttaatctaatataaaagttgaattatactttttaatcattttaactttCAATTATATTCAGTTTggtcttttatttttagttagttttcatcatatttattaaatttaacacaaaaagttaaattaattgtttttattttcaatatttgtttaacttaaatattaaattgtgaGTTAAATTgcataaaaagaagaaaaaaaagataacaaGGTGGgtggagaaagaagagaaaaaatggaAGAAGGAAAATTCAACATGGTTTGGTGGAAGTGGAGTTGGAAGGGAAGGGAGGAAAATGAAGGATGAAGCATAATATAATGCATAGAGGTGTTGGAGATTTATAAAGTTTAAtgatcaatatatttataaaattattcatgtATACTAAGTATGTGCATCATCAAcacttaatatataaatataaagagaaagtaaaaataataggTTTATAAGTTATAGGGTAATGATACacacatactttattttatctaaacctattatataattgttttttggTGTCCATGAATAATTTTCTGAGTTATATGatgtgatgaaaaaaaaagacacaCAAACAAGTGTATAATAGATatagataaaatgaaatatgtgtatcattaatatatatatatatatatatatatatatatatatatatatatatataattaaattataaaatatataattttaaaatcaaattttatgagAAGTTAATCTTGAAATATATTCTCTAAAAAAGTATgagtttatataattttttggtCAAAGAAATAAATGATACTCCTTTATTTTTATAGCTATTAACAGTTAAAAAGAGATGTGGTTTTATGGTAGCTTTAAATTACCATTATACTGAAATTATTAACAAagttaattctaaattaaatgaatatctttaattaattttaaaaacataaataatattacgTTGAACATTTggaagataataaaaaaagtaaaatataagtaaagaataaaacattataattatagttcagcttttataaaataaatagcaCTATATGCTAATTTCaatcattatattttcaaaagtaaTGATAGATGTATACTCATTATTTTCAAACACCTAACACTtgttatcctttttttttttttttatatccttaTATGTCACCTactgattttctttttctttgcaaATAGTTTTCAAAAGTTTAGGATAAACCCCACAAGccttaattttatgtattataCTTCACATAGGAGGAACTATTTTTAGAATTCTTTTTCATGTGCAATAAAAgctataattaaaatatatatttttgtagtttTACTCAATTAATGTGTATCAATTTTTTCGCTAGCtcaaatttgtctttttttgaattttttttctcactttatGCTCTTAGAACCTCTTTCTTAGTTGGCAAACAACATATGCTGAGTTGTTTCATGAAACTCCTAGCCCCACACCTCCAAGACAACCACAGCAAAATCAAAACCTAAAAAATTTACCTCACCATTTCCTTTTACTACCATCTCTTTCTATAACTGATATTCAACTTTCTCGACACACTCACTCTACAAAACAAAGGACGcacactgtttttttttttttttaattaatttatttaattacattttatcaTCATATGAAAACAAGGGTGTTTTATACAGAATTTGTAACTTTGCAAGGTGACGAGAACTTTACGAGACCATAACGCTCGCTTGAACTGCGATTGATGCTCTAGAAGAAGAACAATTTTCCAATCTTGTTTTCTTCTGCTGCATCTCTCTCTCAGCACATCCACTTTTTGAGTTTGAACAAATGTTTATATGTGGTTTTTCTTCCTACATTTCGCTTCATTTACAACAAGGATTTGCATTCCAATGCCACAACGTTTCCTCCACCTGTCACCTTTTTCACCCCATTGGGCaaatttctctctttcctcTCTTGTTACCGTGTGTTTCgtttttttcttcattcactGCCATCGTCTCATGCTTTTTCCACACTCCTTTCTGCTTCCTTCACAGGTATAAAAGCCCTACGCACCCTCACTCCCATTTCACTCAACACACAAACAAAGAACCCTCAAATTCAGCCTCTTTGTTTCAAGAATGGACAACTTTCATGTGCCGTTTTCAGCAACCACCACCAACCCACTAATCCCTAATGTCTCTACTTCGAACGTAAGAATCCCTGCTCAACAAAACATGGCAGAACTAACAAATTTTAACGTCCCTGTTCAAAAAACTGGAGAAGGTGGCTTTCCTGATCCTTATTTCGCTCCATATAATCAAAACATGCAGTTCCAACAAATGAATCAATATCCTTTGCATACCCTTCCGACAGGACAACCTAGTGCAATTCGTGGACCACCAAATTCTGAAGTTCAAGTTCAAGCCTCTGTGGGACCATTGACTAGCAAAGTTGCCAGGGACAAAAGGAAACAAGTAAGACAGAAAAGTAAGAGTGTTGCTCCTACGGCTCCTTCGATTCCAACCAAAGGGACAGCAAAGGAAAAACCTGTTTCTGGACGAGGATCAGATGGAAAACTCACTGCCAAGAAAGATAAAACTATCACTATTTTTTGCACCCCAGATGGGAAGGTAACTGGTCCTTCTTCATTGATTTCAAGGTTTTCTGAAATTACCATTCGATACATATTAAACCTAGCTTTTTTAAGAGTTTGcctttcaaagaaaattaagagaTGATGAATCatcttaattgtttttattttggaaacaattatcaaagttttataagtttaaagcagaaaaataattattaaacatgcagttatttaaaacaaacatGTGAGTTCGAGATCAAACATTCCTAATATGGggttttctctttttggtgtttcatctatatatatattttttaattatgccTATCTGAATGCAGATGTTAGAGGAAGTTTTCACAAAGCAGTTGAAGAATAGTGACGTTAGTGCCCTAGGTCGCATTGTGCTCCCAAAGGTAAGGTTTTCTATTTTCTCAATtatcattttggttttctttatgtttattcTAAGAAAGATGAATCATTGACGAAATAAGAAACCTGATCTATGCTCCAAGTTGCCTCAACATTCTTGAAATggaaattttctattttaaatatatataattttaatgttgtctctaaaaacatctttttaattaattctctAACCTTCTatcaattgttttatattttcttcataaagAATCAGGAAAACTTGTgggaaaatataatattattcttcATTTACATGATGCAATGCCTTCAACTTTTGCCTTCTGATTATGAAATATACATATGTTAAATAGAGGGAGGTTGAGGCCAAGCTTCCACCATTGACAGACAAGGAAGGGAAGGATATCATGGTCAAGGATGTTTATTCTGGGAAGATGTGGACCTTGAAATACAAGTAAATTTCTTTTGCAATTTATTATTGGATATCTCTTTCATTTTcaaagttattaaatatatgttgcTGATTAAACAGATATTGGTCTAATAACAGAAGTAGAATGTATGTTCTTGAAAGTGCAggtaaaatttcattttttttttctttctaacttCTGCAACAGTCTTGATTTTGGCatcatagaaaataattacttgCCAATCCAATGTAACAGGGGAGTTAGTGAACCATTATGAGCTACAACTGGGAGATTTTATAACCATTTTCACGGACGAAAGGAAAAATCTGGTTAGTTTTGCATCCTTTGCACATTATTTAGTGAACAATTATTGTTTACCATATATTAGGGGGATGAGAGTTCACACAATATGctcatgaaattttgaactAAAACTACATGTTATTTTAAGgtagaacaaaagaaaaaccaaTTAATATTCTAAACTTGTTTCTAcacaaataaagtaaaaataggGCATGGGTGAGAAGTAATTTGCAGATTTGTACAATGTTTATTTATCTGTCTCATATGAACCATTTTTTTGAGAGGAAGCAGTATGTGTGGgctagaaaaaacaaaaatgtggaAGCACCGGTGTGCTTGTCAAACATGGAAAGCTCGAAAACATCCGAGACAGACAACCTTAACGACATGAAATCTACATATGAAGATGCATATATGGAATTTCTCACAAAGCTGAACCGTAAGAAAGAAGCTGATGCTAAAAGGCTTTTGAATTCACTCAATGCTGGTGGAAGTTCTTCAAGTGGAGCAAAATCAGATGTGAATATAGCACACCATGATCAATTGTCGAACACTGCTGGGAAAGGGGCACCAAGCCAAACAACTGCAGAAGCCACAGCACCAGCACCAACAACACCCCTTGATGGCAATAACATGCCGATAAGTGATGAAGATGTCTATGGGGGCCTTGACAACATCTTTGAAATTGAGAATAGTTCAtggttttgaatcaaacttttGATAACTTGAAAGATTACAAGATATGGCCTTATCCAAACTATGATCGCTATATTTAAGAGATATGGTAGATGTGTTTAGTTGTATGCAAACCTTGTGTTCTTGCATTTCGTTTCTTATTATGTTTAATGGTGTCAGTGGGATAATAGAGACAAATGTTAGATATATATGTTACGACATTCAACCTTGTATTGTTGTGTGTCATTATGTGGTATATTTATTTCTATGTATGAGATGGTGGAGAGAAAATGTGTGAGGAGAGACAAACTAAAATTTCAACTGTGATGTTCCTTGCATATTCAAACTGTGATGTTCCTTGTTATATTCAAACTGTGATGTTCCTTGTTGCTTGTTGTGTTCAATGGTACGTGAAAGAAAAGTTGTAAGAAATACATTGAATTTTTTAAGAGGgtaaatcttttatttatatgatttcttttcaatcaaataaaaaatatattgttatcaaatatgtgtttttgttttggttttaaaTATAGAGAGATGGaactttcaaataaaattaatttaggcatatataacttttattggttcaaccattaaattacacttatttaaaataaatgttagaatatTCGAAGGAACTTGCTATGATAATAGTGTCTTCTTAGCATTCACTTCCAGAGTTGTTAAGACTATTAAAAAAGGAAGTTTGGTAGGGTTTGTGTGGAGAGATCAACCTGAGTCAAGTGGTGAGAGTGAGTTTGGTTTCGTAACGATTGGTTCAACATGAGCACAATTGATAGTAATTAAGGGAAACTACGCAAGTAAATCTTACATACATAATTAAGTGGCTAACATATTTAAGAAGGATGTAGATAGAAATCCTGAAAAATCGTATTCAGATGTTTGATGGTATAAAGGGGTGAAATTTTGGTGGTTAAAAGAAACaaggcttaaatacttttttggtcctcattttcgtagtgtttgttgcggatgatcttcattttgacagaatgtttaaaatgttcatcatttttactgaatgtttaaaatggtcatcattttcgcaattcgtgttttatttggtccttttatgTAACgttatttaaatcattaacggagcattgtacaggtgtggtacaatgctccgttaatgatttaaacaacattacagaaaaggaccaaataaaacacgaattgcgaaaatgatgaccattttaaacattcggtataaatgaggatcattttaaacattctgtcaaaatgatgatcattctaaatattctgtcaaaatgaggatcgtccacaacaaacactgtcaaaatgaggacaaaaaaatatttaagccaAAAAACAATTGCAAACATTTTTGTTGATGATTGCACGAAGAGGAAAAAAAACAGTAGGTGGAACAATAATTGACATTGAATGATTCCGAGAGTTAATTCTCTGATCATTTATGGACACCTTAAATAAATcgaaaaactcattttttttcctcGGGCTCcgctaaaataattaaatacgaGAGAAAATAAGGACAGGACTAATTAAGACTAATTAAGGATGTCAATAAAATGCCTAAATTGTAACTATTTTTAGAggtaaaaagtaattaattattatattataatcaatttagataataaattaaaaatcattggtatttgaaataatatctgttatgaataaaaaattgtaatcgAGTTGTGAATTGGTAATTAAAGtggtttttaatattaattaccaaagtttttgttataaaaaaagttacaaaataattagtgtttaaattggtctttaataGTTATTTAGACACTAATTTtttggtagaaaaaaaaaattttgtagttaatgttagaattaatttagTGGCCGATTCACAacccaaatatatatttttatttataatagagattattttaaatatcaataatttataatttataaatgatatcactacaagaaaattctcaattAGAAACCAAGTttagaacaaaaaaatagttagtcactatagtgaccaatttagataccaatatataaaattaaaaattattggttacataaataatcactattataaataaaaaattataattggtcactaattaattaaagaccaatttagaaactaagtcaTTTTATAGCTAAAACTAGgtaactaatttttagtgaccaattttctttggtagtcaaaaccatggtagctaattttaaagaccaatttagtgatgaattaaaattttttattcataatagtgactattttagtaaccaataatttttagttttgtaaattagtatctaaattggttactatagttACTAATCattattggtcactaaaatttgtaACTAATTAGAAATTTTCTTGCAgtatatctaaattggtcattataattactaattatttttagcctttaaaattgattactatttagatatttttttagtgatttATTCCATCATGGtaattaaaactataatgaagataaaagatttactataaagtaaaataagtcTTTTGGATGACCAAAAAGTTCtaatctttaattaatatattcgAGATTTGTAAGGTCTCTTTTATAAACACAAGGTGAAATGATGTTAATCATATCAATATGGAAAAATATACCTACTTTTTGTGCAAACATGATAAATGACACTACTAAttcttttttgaaaattttttcgtaagaaatatttacaaattttgttgtgaaaaaaaaaatttgcaagaaattgctactaattttcttgcaaagtgttttgtataaaacacttttcgcaacaaattttgtaggaaatacttacaaattttataattttgtatgaaatgattacccacgaaggaattacaagccaattaaaattcttagaaaaaatggtagaaaacACTCTTTTCTtgctatttttttaacaaatttgcaagaaaaatcccatgtaattgagaatttctagtagtgtgagtatatatttttaggaatttaagtgagtctaagtctcacattgagtaGAATTGATAAAGTTTACTACCATATAAGAAGGAACACTTATAAActcattgttttaaagttttaggtGAGAGGtgatgtcaatgtcttatgtggagagatgttaaaatgagtttcaacATGTGGACCAACTCAGCTCACCATAAAATCAAGCTGGGTTGAGTTGgacaaaatttaactttttaaaatgtgAATCAAATTGGACCTGACTCACTTAACCTACAAAACATCCTTAAGTGAGTTAACTTACGAACCTGAGCtgggttacaaaatttttgaCTTACCAAAGAGTAAATATGACCAAGCTCACTCATTTGTAACGCAACATGTGGTAAGTCGATATCCCTACTTATATAGTTTGGGCTCATATCTTATTAgtgttgtattttattaatgaattcTCCCATAGAAAAACccatcatatatttattaatttttatttatttaagaatagTTATAAGTTTTTGGTTTAGTTAGGAATATTTGTGTTAGTACCATATATTCTCATTCTCACCGATACTGAAAggacattaaataaaaaaattacagttaagtaaataatttctaatttagtTTACGTAAACCATATAAATTAAGTCTTTAATGATATTCTTTTATTGGAGACAAATGTGatgataatttcttaatttatcaTATCACATTCACAACTtgtttacatttatataatggatattttcatttttgtgaaTTAGGAAACAATATAATCAGTTAATTGAAGATTactttaatttatcaaaaatatcattaatctattcatattattttagaGAATTAGAAGCTTTGAGCAATATTGAAGAAAGTTATACTTGAAAACACTCACTTAGAAAGAGAATCACTCACtcatgaaaagaagaagaaaatgagagtaTAGAGAAAAGTGAAAGTAGAGGATGAAGGGGGAGAGAAGAATAATGAAGAGGAAACGGTAGAAGAGAAAAAGTGAGAATGAAGGGGAAAATTTTCAGTAGAAAATCAATCCTTGTCCTCATGCACCATCAtggaaggaaaaggaaaattgaTTCGGTAGATTCTTAGATATCCATAAGAatagtggcggatcttgaccaacattgttgggagagccaaaataatacatccaaaatttatacatttaattattggcATTAATACcgtaaaaatgaatatatataacttaGTATAACAATAAACTACATCATTAGCGGggaatcaaaccacacttaaaacccaaaagaaaaatcgatgataatcaaaccacacttaaaatccaattataaaaaacacatagtacaatccattttcttctatgttcattaaatataaaattaatatacaatagactcattaaataaattattaaattaatatttcaccaTCAAGTGAAACAAAAGataattaccttcttctttatttcttcaagAATAGAAGAGAACAACTAAgatatgagagcaaaaataatagatctttttctcttgagaaacaaaagaaaatagacatataatggaaccacaattaaaatcttattataaaaaacacatggtacaatactttttttctatgttcataaaataaataaaaaatataaaaaaggttcattaaataaaatattaaactaatatttcatcatCAAGTGAGACGAAaaaattaccttcttctttacttcctcgagaatggaagataataaaggagaaataagaacaaaaataaaatatttttttcttttcagataCAAAAGAAAACGAAAACAAGTAagaatgaaagatgaaaacaagttgtgagaaactcaaactataatgaaaaaaataataaaaatatcttgataaatctttttattctttattatgtatggttttatattttattatttattaccattaattattatttttataaaagaaaagaatatttgatttaatatttataataaaaaaattaaaatacataatatctattataaaaaaaaatacctatcataaaaaaaaattctaaatttttgggggggccatggccctcCCCTGCCACCATTATCCTCCGCCACTGCATAAGAAGCTACAGATAAATATTCCTTTCTTAGAAGCCCTCAACAAATTTCAATTATGTTTGCTTCATGAAATTGATATATGTGTATTGTTAGTGTATGCCTTGATATAAAAGTTGTTAAGA contains:
- the LOC114178870 gene encoding B3 domain-containing transcription factor LEC2 yields the protein MDNFHVPFSATTTNPLIPNVSTSNVRIPAQQNMAELTNFNVPVQKTGEGGFPDPYFAPYNQNMQFQQMNQYPLHTLPTGQPSAIRGPPNSEVQVQASVGPLTSKVARDKRKQVRQKSKSVAPTAPSIPTKGTAKEKPVSGRGSDGKLTAKKDKTITIFCTPDGKMLEEVFTKQLKNSDVSALGRIVLPKREVEAKLPPLTDKEGKDIMVKDVYSGKMWTLKYKYWSNNRSRMYVLESAGELVNHYELQLGDFITIFTDERKNLYVWARKNKNVEAPVCLSNMESSKTSETDNLNDMKSTYEDAYMEFLTKLNRKKEADAKRLLNSLNAGGSSSSGAKSDVNIAHHDQLSNTAGKGAPSQTTAEATAPAPTTPLDGNNMPISDEDVYGGLDNIFEIENSSWF